Proteins encoded in a region of the Corynebacterium genitalium ATCC 33030 genome:
- a CDS encoding inositol monophosphatase family protein: protein MSTADLLVDELLDVALSTCLLAAGHVRDRRAELIGEGALTAAETKSSAVDPVTVVDKESEQLIMSTLLERRPDDGILGEEGADVPSRSGVRWIVDPIDGTVNFLYGVPQYAVSIAAARGEELLAGAVVNVATGRAYQAGRGRGAFTRGGGEEEWRRLGVSSISDVPLALVATGFSYTPQWRAQQADILRAVLPRVRDIRRAGSAALDLCMLADGVVDAYYEHATHPWDYAAGAVIATEAGAQVEHPGLGASGHDGAVTMASAPGIWNNFRALLAEAGADQPLKPFSDQV from the coding sequence ATGAGTACCGCAGATTTGCTTGTCGACGAGCTTCTCGACGTCGCCCTTTCCACCTGCTTGCTGGCCGCAGGTCACGTCCGCGATAGGCGGGCCGAACTGATCGGTGAAGGCGCATTGACCGCGGCGGAGACAAAATCCTCGGCAGTGGACCCGGTCACTGTCGTAGATAAAGAGTCGGAGCAGTTGATCATGTCCACTCTTCTCGAGCGTCGACCAGACGACGGCATTCTGGGGGAAGAAGGCGCCGACGTTCCGTCTCGTTCCGGAGTGCGGTGGATCGTCGACCCGATTGATGGCACGGTGAACTTTCTCTATGGGGTCCCGCAGTATGCGGTGTCGATCGCAGCCGCGCGCGGGGAGGAACTGCTTGCTGGAGCGGTAGTCAATGTTGCTACTGGCCGCGCCTATCAGGCAGGTAGAGGTCGCGGGGCCTTCACGCGTGGGGGAGGGGAAGAGGAATGGCGGCGGTTGGGTGTGTCGTCGATAAGCGATGTGCCTCTCGCGCTTGTGGCCACCGGTTTCTCCTACACGCCACAGTGGCGCGCCCAGCAAGCGGACATTCTGCGCGCGGTATTGCCGCGTGTGCGCGACATCCGCCGCGCCGGCAGTGCTGCTTTAGACTTGTGCATGCTTGCAGACGGCGTAGTGGATGCCTACTACGAGCACGCCACCCACCCGTGGGACTACGCCGCCGGAGCCGTGATTGCCACCGAGGCTGGCGCACAGGTTGAGCATCCTGGCCTGGGTGCCAGCGGCCATGACGGGGCGGTGACAATGGCATCCGCTCCGGGGATTTGGAATAACTTCCGCGCCCTCCTTGCGGAAGCGGGGGCAGATCAGCCCCTGAAACCATTCTCTGACCAGGTCTGA
- a CDS encoding DUF4193 domain-containing protein encodes MATDYDAPRRRLDDEIETDSLEGLKAEEVAGSSMDDDGEVVDAFDPPTVDLSGEELNVSVVPKQENEFTCASCFLVQKHNRLGHVEPDGSKICLDCE; translated from the coding sequence GTGGCCACCGATTACGACGCCCCTCGCCGCCGCCTCGATGATGAGATCGAGACGGATTCCCTTGAAGGTCTCAAGGCCGAAGAGGTCGCCGGCAGCAGCATGGACGACGATGGGGAAGTTGTTGACGCATTCGATCCGCCGACCGTCGACCTGTCCGGCGAAGAACTCAATGTCTCTGTCGTGCCGAAACAGGAGAACGAGTTCACCTGCGCATCCTGCTTCTTAGTGCAGAAGCACAACCGCCTGGGCCACGTTGAGCCAGACGGTTCGAAGATTTGCCTCGACTGCGAGTAA
- a CDS encoding DUF3093 domain-containing protein — protein MDGVTESANTPSTPPTTPSAAPEVLYSERQWVPLWWWIAGTAFAALLGAQMGVNRGMWWFVATFIVIGALTAWFLIHLSSTVVRVERDGDGTRWLVVGDANLPSSVVSRSLAVPRSAKQNALGRQLDPAAYLVHRAWVKEMALFVLDDPEDPTPYWLVSSKNPEELLRAYVPEQADTAAEPLHRTGQ, from the coding sequence ATGGACGGTGTGACTGAAAGCGCGAACACCCCGTCAACACCGCCTACTACCCCTTCCGCGGCGCCAGAAGTGCTGTACTCCGAACGCCAGTGGGTGCCGTTGTGGTGGTGGATCGCGGGGACTGCATTCGCGGCGCTGTTGGGTGCTCAAATGGGTGTCAACCGCGGGATGTGGTGGTTCGTCGCGACGTTCATTGTCATCGGCGCCCTGACCGCATGGTTCCTTATTCACTTGTCGTCGACTGTGGTGCGCGTGGAGCGCGACGGTGACGGAACGCGCTGGCTCGTCGTGGGTGACGCGAACTTGCCGTCGTCAGTGGTGTCGCGCTCTCTGGCTGTCCCCCGTTCGGCGAAGCAGAACGCGCTTGGCCGGCAGCTCGATCCCGCGGCGTATCTCGTCCACCGCGCATGGGTGAAAGAAATGGCCTTGTTCGTTCTCGACGACCCGGAGGACCCCACCCCTTACTGGCTCGTGTCCTCTAAGAATCCGGAGGAACTGCTTCGGGCCTACGTTCCGGAGCAGGCTGACACGGCCGCCGAGCCCCTCCACCGCACTGGCCAGTAG
- the dut gene encoding dUTP diphosphatase, whose translation MTKETKSIGPIPLKRLDPDLPIPQRAHRGDAGVDLYSAHDVAIGPGERALVSTGVAIALPLGTVGLIHPRSGLAAKHGLTIVNTPGTIDADYRGELKVCLLNTDKDTPFEVTRGMRIAQLVVQRVELPDFIEVDDLDETVRGSGGYGSTGVN comes from the coding sequence GTGACCAAAGAGACGAAATCGATCGGACCGATCCCCCTCAAGCGGCTCGATCCGGACCTACCCATTCCGCAACGCGCCCACCGCGGCGATGCCGGTGTGGACCTGTATTCCGCCCACGATGTCGCGATCGGCCCCGGTGAGCGCGCGTTGGTGAGTACCGGTGTCGCTATCGCGTTGCCGCTTGGCACTGTGGGTCTGATCCACCCGCGTTCGGGCCTGGCGGCCAAGCACGGCCTGACCATCGTGAACACTCCCGGCACGATCGATGCGGATTACCGGGGGGAACTCAAGGTGTGCCTGCTCAACACGGACAAAGACACTCCCTTTGAGGTCACCCGCGGGATGCGCATCGCCCAACTGGTGGTGCAACGAGTGGAACTGCCGGACTTCATCGAAGTCGACGACCTCGATGAGACTGTCCGCGGTTCGGGCGGATACGGCTCCACCGGCGTGAATTAG
- a CDS encoding DUF3710 domain-containing protein: MALWPFGKKKNSDSAEYGNYRRREWEDPFVSRPAEAPATPTRPRASSGDFHDVQYMNPVKDKGSTIVQTTPDPEQVKEAEEAAVVQREHDAVNGKTGPFDGDNVDINDFDFSDFSAGLLNLGSIQLALPKNSQVQVEMGEQGPRMLHVITEFGRVTPVAFAAPNSGGMWEESSDEIAEGMRAEGMPVEYEEGPWGREVVGTGDNGIIRIIGVQGPRWLYRVTLAAPHGKEDRLADLGREIIARSFIYRGNTPVLAGNSLPVELPAQLALQIQQAMQQQQLRQQNQQNQQNQQGQGEQTGQPDQPEQQ, translated from the coding sequence ATGGCACTGTGGCCCTTCGGCAAGAAAAAGAACAGCGACTCCGCTGAATATGGCAATTACCGCAGGCGGGAATGGGAAGACCCGTTTGTTTCTCGTCCCGCGGAGGCCCCCGCCACCCCCACGCGGCCCCGTGCATCTAGCGGGGACTTTCACGACGTGCAATACATGAACCCGGTGAAAGACAAGGGCAGCACAATCGTCCAGACCACGCCTGATCCCGAGCAGGTCAAAGAGGCCGAAGAGGCTGCCGTTGTCCAGCGTGAGCACGACGCCGTGAACGGGAAGACCGGCCCCTTTGATGGTGACAACGTTGACATCAACGACTTCGACTTCAGCGACTTCTCCGCAGGGTTGCTCAACCTCGGCTCGATCCAGTTAGCGCTTCCGAAGAACTCCCAGGTCCAGGTGGAGATGGGTGAGCAGGGCCCGCGCATGCTCCACGTCATCACCGAATTCGGCCGTGTCACCCCGGTGGCGTTCGCCGCACCGAACTCCGGCGGCATGTGGGAAGAGTCCTCCGATGAGATCGCAGAGGGCATGCGCGCTGAAGGCATGCCGGTCGAATATGAAGAGGGCCCATGGGGCCGCGAAGTGGTCGGCACTGGCGACAACGGCATCATCCGCATCATCGGTGTGCAAGGCCCGCGCTGGCTGTACCGCGTCACCCTCGCAGCGCCGCACGGTAAGGAAGACCGGTTGGCGGATCTCGGCCGCGAAATCATCGCTCGCTCCTTCATCTATCGCGGCAACACGCCCGTGCTGGCAGGCAACTCCCTGCCGGTCGAGTTGCCCGCACAGCTCGCTCTGCAAATCCAGCAAGCTATGCAGCAGCAACAGCTGCGGCAGCAGAACCAGCAGAACCAACAGAACCAACAGGGGCAGGGAGAGCAGACCGGCCAGCCTGACCAGCCCGAACAGCAGTAA
- a CDS encoding class I SAM-dependent RNA methyltransferase → MELTSGDRVRLEPTAMAHGGEAIAHASDGRVVFVAGALPGDVVEAELTTVKKRWARAALTQVVEPSPDRTEVACPAAAAGAGCCDYSHIDPAAQTRFKREILVGQLEKHARPSGVLEGFDAAIDLEEESLEPTLGWRTRVRLGVDEQGRAGMRRARSREIVAGQPCSQVVPEALDGIVGGDARFTPGAELVVVVDGAGQRHVVETRRAQRGKRVEHIDTRIEGGDAATEIVPVAGEEFHFSFPPTAFWQAHLAAPAAYSAYILDWAADDYGERTGWDLYGGVGLFVPSISAAMEGDQAPRIVSVDYSPAATRTPQPALSAFNVDMRNQKVEAALDELPDPGLVVLDPPRTGAGENVVAGIAARRPQRVIHVGCDPATFTRDLATWGAAGYVVERMALIDAFPATHHFEVLTSLVPA, encoded by the coding sequence ATGGAGCTTACTTCTGGCGATCGCGTCAGGCTTGAACCCACCGCGATGGCGCACGGGGGCGAGGCAATTGCGCACGCCTCGGACGGTCGCGTGGTGTTCGTGGCAGGAGCACTTCCCGGTGATGTGGTGGAAGCCGAGCTGACCACTGTGAAGAAGCGGTGGGCTCGTGCCGCGCTCACCCAGGTAGTGGAACCGTCGCCTGACCGGACTGAGGTCGCCTGCCCAGCAGCGGCAGCTGGCGCAGGGTGCTGCGACTACTCCCACATCGATCCCGCCGCGCAAACGCGGTTCAAGCGCGAGATCTTGGTCGGGCAGTTGGAAAAGCACGCCCGGCCCAGTGGTGTACTCGAGGGCTTTGACGCAGCGATCGACCTCGAAGAAGAATCGCTCGAACCGACCCTTGGGTGGCGCACCCGTGTCCGTCTTGGTGTCGATGAACAGGGGCGTGCTGGAATGCGCCGCGCACGCAGCCGCGAGATCGTTGCGGGGCAGCCGTGCTCCCAGGTGGTCCCGGAGGCCCTCGATGGAATCGTCGGCGGTGATGCCAGATTCACCCCCGGTGCTGAGCTCGTGGTGGTCGTTGACGGGGCAGGGCAGCGTCACGTCGTCGAAACGCGGCGGGCGCAACGCGGTAAACGTGTGGAGCACATTGATACGCGCATCGAGGGTGGCGATGCCGCGACCGAGATCGTTCCGGTCGCCGGGGAGGAATTCCATTTCAGCTTTCCCCCGACAGCGTTTTGGCAGGCACATCTCGCTGCTCCTGCGGCCTATTCGGCCTATATCCTTGATTGGGCTGCGGACGACTACGGTGAGCGCACAGGGTGGGATTTGTATGGCGGGGTGGGGTTGTTTGTGCCGTCGATAAGCGCTGCCATGGAGGGGGACCAGGCACCGCGCATCGTCAGCGTCGACTACTCTCCCGCCGCGACGCGCACGCCGCAGCCCGCACTGAGCGCGTTCAACGTGGACATGCGCAACCAGAAAGTGGAAGCGGCGCTGGATGAGCTGCCGGACCCAGGGCTCGTGGTGCTCGATCCTCCGCGCACAGGGGCCGGGGAAAACGTCGTCGCCGGCATCGCTGCGCGCCGCCCGCAGCGCGTCATCCACGTCGGGTGCGATCCGGCGACATTCACGCGCGATCTGGCCACATGGGGCGCGGCAGGATACGTCGTCGAACGCATGGCGCTTATCGACGCTTTTCCCGCCACCCACCACTTCGAAGTCCTCACCAGCCTCGTTCCGGCCTGA
- the dxs gene encoding 1-deoxy-D-xylulose-5-phosphate synthase, with the protein MSRLEHLTSPAELKGMSADELERLAREIREFLIQKVSATGGHLGPNLGVVELTVALHAVFDSPSDPIIFDTSHQSYVHKILTGRSGQFDTLRKKDGLSGYTSRSESDHDWTESSHASAALSYADGLSKAKVLQGHADSNVVAVVGDGALTGGMCWEALNNIAEGERNVTIVVNDNGRSYSPTIGGFARNLDNLRSQIASIRIQPGYDEVMEQGKRTLKSMGWVGERAFGAMKMVKDGIKHQVVPTQMFQDLGLKYVGPIEGHDIPSLLSAFTYAHQYDGPLIIHVATEKGHGFAPAVNDIADQMHSTGVIDPVTGEALGEARPGWTSVFSEELLRAGHEREDIVALTAAMAGPTGLTPFAEKFPSRFFDVGIAEQHAVTSAAGMALGGLHPVVAVYSTFLNRAFDQLLMDVALINQPVTFVLDRAGVTGSDGASHNGVWDMALTSIVPGIRVAAPRDADRLREEFQEAIAVETGPTVVRFPKGDVGDPVTELRRTDGGSDILVEPAGDADEDIPEVLLVAIGEFSKNAVQVARELNDDGARITVVDPRWIIPINPELIDMAAEADLVVVYEDGVVRGGIGSALSEALSAAEVDTPLRRLAFPDIFPPHASRSELLAEVGLDADSARESIREWIEGLA; encoded by the coding sequence GTGAGCAGGCTTGAGCACCTCACATCCCCGGCCGAACTGAAGGGCATGTCGGCGGACGAGCTCGAACGTCTCGCGCGGGAAATCCGCGAGTTTCTCATCCAGAAGGTCTCCGCCACCGGCGGCCACCTCGGACCGAACTTGGGGGTCGTCGAGCTGACGGTCGCCCTGCACGCCGTCTTTGACTCGCCGAGCGACCCTATCATCTTCGACACGTCCCACCAGTCCTACGTGCACAAGATCCTCACGGGGCGTTCCGGGCAGTTCGACACACTGCGCAAAAAGGATGGATTGTCCGGGTACACCAGCCGCAGCGAGTCCGATCATGACTGGACCGAGTCCTCCCACGCTTCCGCGGCGTTGTCCTACGCGGACGGGTTGTCAAAGGCGAAGGTGCTTCAGGGCCACGCCGACAGCAATGTTGTCGCAGTGGTGGGTGATGGTGCTCTGACCGGCGGAATGTGCTGGGAAGCGCTGAATAACATCGCTGAAGGGGAGCGCAACGTCACCATCGTGGTGAACGACAACGGCCGGTCCTACTCACCGACCATCGGCGGGTTCGCCCGCAACCTGGACAATCTCCGTTCCCAGATCGCCTCCATCCGGATTCAGCCTGGTTACGACGAAGTGATGGAGCAGGGAAAGCGCACCTTGAAGTCCATGGGCTGGGTCGGCGAGCGCGCATTCGGCGCTATGAAGATGGTGAAGGATGGCATCAAGCACCAGGTGGTGCCGACGCAGATGTTCCAAGATTTGGGTCTGAAATACGTCGGCCCGATCGAAGGACACGACATTCCGTCGCTGCTGAGCGCATTTACCTATGCGCACCAGTACGACGGACCGCTGATCATTCACGTTGCAACTGAGAAGGGCCACGGTTTCGCCCCGGCGGTCAACGATATTGCCGACCAGATGCACTCCACCGGTGTCATTGACCCCGTCACTGGCGAGGCGCTGGGGGAAGCGCGTCCGGGGTGGACATCGGTGTTCTCCGAGGAGCTGCTCCGCGCCGGGCACGAGCGCGAAGACATCGTGGCACTCACCGCAGCGATGGCGGGCCCAACGGGGTTGACACCGTTCGCGGAGAAGTTCCCCTCGCGGTTCTTCGATGTGGGCATCGCTGAGCAACACGCTGTGACGTCGGCGGCGGGCATGGCTCTCGGCGGGTTGCACCCGGTGGTGGCGGTCTACTCGACGTTCCTCAACCGCGCTTTTGACCAGTTGCTCATGGACGTAGCCCTGATCAATCAGCCGGTGACGTTCGTGCTCGACCGAGCAGGCGTGACCGGCAGCGACGGCGCGAGCCACAACGGTGTCTGGGACATGGCCTTGACCTCCATTGTTCCGGGTATTCGTGTCGCCGCCCCGCGCGATGCTGACCGTTTGCGCGAAGAGTTCCAAGAAGCCATCGCTGTGGAGACCGGCCCGACCGTCGTCCGCTTCCCGAAGGGCGACGTGGGGGACCCGGTCACGGAACTTCGCCGCACGGACGGTGGGAGCGACATTCTCGTCGAGCCCGCTGGAGACGCCGACGAGGACATCCCCGAGGTGCTTCTCGTCGCAATCGGTGAGTTCAGCAAGAACGCAGTTCAGGTTGCACGCGAGCTGAATGACGACGGTGCCCGCATCACCGTCGTTGACCCCCGGTGGATCATTCCGATCAACCCTGAGCTGATCGACATGGCAGCCGAAGCGGACCTGGTGGTCGTGTACGAAGACGGTGTTGTTCGCGGAGGCATCGGCTCGGCACTGTCTGAGGCGCTGTCCGCTGCCGAAGTGGACACCCCGCTGCGACGCCTGGCCTTCCCGGATATCTTCCCGCCGCACGCGTCGCGCTCCGAGTTGCTTGCCGAGGTTGGACTCGACGCCGATTCCGCCCGCGAATCCATCCGCGAGTGGATTGAAGGGCTGGCCTAA
- a CDS encoding HRDC domain-containing protein, with product MHYELVHTPDGFARAAKQLAAGHGPFAVDTERASAYRYDDRAFLIQIHRRGAGTFLFQPEGLREELTSALAPAVNGEDWIIHAAPEDLPSLAELGLHPGTLFDTALAGRIAGFEKPNLAAMVAEFCGVELEKGHGREDWSLPTLPREWLDYAALDVIYLPDLAEAQAELLGGLGKLDYAEQEFAHIVDTFAEWTAPTLTWEGLKGVNNLPSALSRAIARAVWEQRNADALRRDISPSHILPSKLIIAIAKEQPRSPADLAAMKGFPARRTGASHKWFRVLRGVYQSDPATWPDKPRNNEGTPGKSAWQRHHPESWDYLQTMRSAIAEAADDMDLPAEVLLTPAVLRETAWALSQGTVSWDTHAVAGLLAEQGARPWQVANTADLFAANRPGEEV from the coding sequence ATGCACTACGAACTCGTTCACACCCCCGACGGGTTCGCGCGCGCTGCGAAACAACTCGCCGCAGGGCACGGACCTTTCGCCGTGGATACGGAGCGAGCGTCTGCGTACCGCTACGACGACCGCGCCTTTCTCATCCAGATTCACCGCCGCGGCGCAGGAACGTTCCTCTTCCAACCAGAGGGCCTACGCGAAGAACTGACGTCCGCCCTCGCGCCTGCTGTGAACGGCGAAGACTGGATCATTCACGCCGCCCCTGAGGACCTGCCGAGTCTCGCTGAGCTCGGTCTGCATCCCGGAACACTCTTCGACACTGCTCTCGCTGGCCGCATTGCCGGCTTCGAGAAACCGAACCTCGCCGCCATGGTCGCCGAGTTCTGCGGAGTCGAGCTGGAGAAGGGCCATGGCCGCGAAGACTGGTCGCTTCCAACCCTTCCGCGGGAGTGGCTGGACTACGCCGCCCTCGACGTGATTTACCTGCCCGATCTGGCAGAGGCTCAGGCGGAGTTGCTGGGTGGGCTGGGCAAGCTGGACTATGCGGAGCAAGAATTCGCGCACATCGTGGACACGTTCGCGGAGTGGACTGCCCCCACGCTGACATGGGAAGGGCTCAAAGGCGTGAACAACCTTCCCTCTGCCCTCTCCCGTGCCATCGCTCGTGCAGTGTGGGAGCAGCGCAACGCCGATGCTTTACGACGCGACATCTCCCCCTCCCACATCCTGCCGTCCAAACTGATCATCGCGATAGCGAAAGAACAACCGCGCTCCCCCGCCGATCTCGCGGCCATGAAGGGCTTCCCTGCCCGCCGCACAGGCGCGAGCCACAAGTGGTTCCGGGTCCTGCGCGGGGTATATCAATCTGATCCCGCCACGTGGCCGGACAAACCGCGCAACAATGAGGGCACACCCGGGAAGTCTGCCTGGCAGCGCCACCACCCGGAGTCGTGGGACTACCTGCAAACGATGCGTTCCGCCATCGCAGAGGCCGCTGATGACATGGACCTGCCTGCCGAAGTGCTGCTAACCCCGGCAGTTCTCCGGGAAACCGCCTGGGCACTTTCCCAGGGCACGGTCTCATGGGACACACACGCTGTCGCCGGCCTTCTGGCCGAGCAGGGGGCACGTCCATGGCAGGTCGCAAACACAGCGGATCTGTTCGCCGCGAACAGGCCAGGCGAAGAAGTTTAG